The following are encoded together in the Thiobacillus sp. SCUT-2 genome:
- the cueR gene encoding Cu(I)-responsive transcriptional regulator, whose amino-acid sequence MNIGEAARASGVSAKMIRHYESIGLIRASRRTLAGYRQYGERDVHLLRFIRRARDLGFALESIRQLVSLWDDPARASADVKRLADAHIADLDARIAALSEMRTTLVALAQACRGDHRPDCPILQGLAAPPASTGR is encoded by the coding sequence ATGAACATCGGCGAAGCCGCCCGCGCCAGCGGCGTGTCGGCCAAGATGATCCGGCACTACGAAAGCATCGGCCTGATCCGCGCGAGCCGGCGCACGCTCGCCGGCTACCGGCAGTATGGCGAGCGCGACGTCCACCTGCTGCGCTTCATCCGCCGGGCGCGCGACCTCGGCTTCGCGCTCGAGTCGATCCGCCAGCTCGTCTCACTGTGGGACGACCCGGCGCGCGCCAGCGCCGACGTCAAGCGCCTCGCCGACGCGCACATCGCCGACCTCGACGCCCGCATCGCGGCGCTGAGCGAAATGCGCACCACGCTGGTCGCGCTTGCACAAGCCTGCCGCGGCGACCACCGTCCCGACTGCCCCATCCTGCAGGGCCTCGCCGCACCGCCCGCGTCCACGGGACGCTAG
- a CDS encoding energy transducer TonB, translated as MTARFDEPTIPAQLRRPLAALWISLGLHVALIALVQVAPPAGGAPDEPVIEVRLVPHVAAARARSPLPHEREPSVLPAPQPPALKPEVRLAPSPVPSAVPVAPAPPVAAAPAAPSAPAVAPAPVAAAPAAAPSATLTSSVDLTYYRARDLDVQPRALREIRPDYPDAADRQRLSGTLRLQLKLEADGRVSDVDVVSANPPGVFDDSAVKAFRDARFSPAQKNGRPVRALVLIEVKYDWEGR; from the coding sequence GTGACTGCACGCTTCGATGAACCGACCATTCCGGCGCAGTTGCGGCGTCCGCTGGCGGCCCTCTGGATTTCACTCGGCCTGCATGTCGCCCTGATCGCGCTGGTGCAGGTCGCGCCGCCGGCCGGCGGCGCCCCGGACGAGCCGGTCATCGAGGTGCGGCTGGTGCCGCACGTGGCCGCGGCACGCGCGCGGTCCCCCCTGCCGCACGAACGGGAGCCCAGCGTCCTGCCCGCGCCGCAGCCGCCGGCACTCAAGCCGGAGGTTCGACTCGCGCCGAGTCCGGTTCCTTCCGCCGTGCCGGTCGCGCCGGCGCCGCCGGTCGCGGCGGCACCCGCGGCACCGTCTGCACCGGCTGTCGCGCCCGCCCCGGTCGCCGCCGCACCGGCGGCGGCGCCGTCTGCGACGCTCACCAGTTCGGTCGACCTCACCTATTACCGTGCGCGCGATCTCGACGTGCAGCCGCGCGCGCTGCGCGAGATCCGGCCGGACTACCCGGACGCGGCCGATCGCCAGCGGCTGTCCGGGACGCTCAGGCTGCAGCTGAAGCTGGAGGCGGATGGCCGCGTCAGCGACGTCGACGTCGTCAGCGCCAATCCGCCCGGCGTGTTCGACGATTCCGCGGTCAAGGCGTTCCGCGACGCGCGCTTCAGCCCGGCGCAGAAGAATGGCCGCCCGGTCCGCGCCCTCGTGTTGATCGAGGTCAAGTACGACTGGGAAGGGCGCTAG
- a CDS encoding dienelactone hydrolase family protein, producing the protein MKRLVIAGAILASTLAAPALAADVALTKTTVRAADGTEVPVEVATPEGKGPFPPVLFIHAKRGYEGDERAHVRELAAQGFLVVAPDWQSGRFIERWPSAHNPDTEMDVEAGLDYLKSLPNACKQPVGIVGLSRGPYYAIRLAAKRGAEIAAIVSYYGHMQNPNAPEPDQLFRVAPEVMQITTPILYLIGDADYELRRMNGGRAFYALWERGVPVEWQEYPMARRAFDFRPDQTPEEKIATRHARERAKAWLVKWMKLAPDMRCPDGRRA; encoded by the coding sequence ATGAAAAGACTCGTCATCGCGGGCGCCATCTTAGCATCGACGCTGGCGGCGCCGGCGCTCGCAGCGGACGTCGCACTGACCAAGACGACCGTGCGCGCGGCCGACGGCACCGAGGTGCCGGTCGAGGTCGCCACACCCGAGGGAAAGGGCCCCTTCCCGCCGGTGCTCTTCATCCACGCCAAGCGCGGCTACGAGGGCGACGAGCGCGCCCACGTGCGCGAGCTCGCGGCGCAGGGCTTTCTGGTCGTCGCACCGGACTGGCAGAGTGGCCGCTTCATCGAGCGCTGGCCCTCCGCACACAACCCCGATACCGAGATGGACGTCGAAGCCGGCCTCGACTACCTGAAGTCGCTCCCCAACGCCTGCAAGCAGCCGGTCGGCATCGTCGGCCTGTCGCGCGGCCCGTATTACGCGATCCGGCTGGCGGCCAAGCGCGGTGCCGAGATTGCCGCCATCGTGAGCTACTACGGCCACATGCAGAATCCCAACGCGCCGGAGCCGGATCAGCTGTTCCGCGTCGCGCCGGAGGTGATGCAGATCACGACGCCGATTCTTTATCTTATCGGCGACGCCGACTACGAGCTGCGCCGGATGAACGGCGGCCGCGCCTTCTACGCGCTGTGGGAGCGCGGCGTGCCGGTCGAGTGGCAGGAATACCCGATGGCGCGGCGCGCCTTCGATTTCCGCCCCGACCAGACGCCGGAAGAGAAGATCGCCACCCGCCACGCGCGCGAGCGGGCGAAGGCCTGGCTGGTGAAATGGATGAAGCTGGCACCCGACATGCGCTGTCCGGACGGCCGCCGCGCGTGA